In Paracoccus jeotgali, the following are encoded in one genomic region:
- the nrfD gene encoding NrfD/PsrC family molybdoenzyme membrane anchor subunit, with translation MASCPSCSGIWGLIPDLAVLRDRAQTRFKQVSYGILALGWRGSARHWTHHQAAYFALAALATPLVVSVHSVVSLDFTIAITPGYHSTIFPPYFVAGALYSGFAMVLTIAIPLRHFFDLGDVITQRHFDLGAKVMIASGLIVAYSYANEAFFAWYSGEASERMMISARLSGPYAPFYWATLAFNLGALPLLMWRAVRARPLVLWFVVIVVNVGMWLERYMIVTSSLSRGFLPAAWGEQSLRWLDFTLLFGSLGMFFALIFLFIRILPALSIFELAERVEERK, from the coding sequence ATGGCATCCTGTCCATCGTGTTCTGGTATCTGGGGGCTGATCCCCGATCTGGCGGTGCTGCGCGACCGGGCGCAGACGCGGTTCAAGCAGGTCAGCTATGGCATCCTCGCCCTTGGCTGGCGCGGCTCGGCGCGGCACTGGACGCATCATCAGGCGGCTTATTTCGCGCTGGCAGCACTGGCGACGCCGCTGGTGGTGTCGGTGCATTCCGTCGTCTCGTTGGATTTCACCATCGCCATCACGCCGGGCTATCACTCGACCATCTTCCCGCCCTATTTCGTTGCGGGGGCGCTGTATTCCGGCTTTGCCATGGTGCTGACCATCGCCATTCCGCTGCGGCATTTCTTCGATCTGGGCGATGTGATCACGCAGCGCCACTTTGATCTGGGGGCCAAGGTAATGATCGCCTCGGGGCTTATCGTCGCCTACTCCTACGCGAACGAGGCGTTTTTCGCCTGGTATTCGGGCGAGGCGTCCGAACGGATGATGATATCGGCGCGCCTGTCCGGCCCCTATGCGCCGTTCTACTGGGCGACGCTGGCGTTCAACCTGGGCGCCCTGCCGCTGCTGATGTGGCGGGCGGTGCGGGCGCGGCCGCTGGTGCTGTGGTTCGTGGTCATCGTGGTCAATGTCGGCATGTGGCTGGAACGCTACATGATCGTCACCTCCAGCCTGTCGCGCGGCTTTCTGCCCGCCGCCTGGGGCGAGCAATCGCTGCGCTGGCTGGATTTCACGCTGCTTTTCGGCTCGCTGGGGATGTTTTTTGCGCTGATCTTCCTGTTCATCCGCATCCTGCCGGCGCTGTCGATCTTTGAACTCGCCGAGCGGGTGGAGGAGCGGAAATGA
- a CDS encoding Fe-S-cluster-containing hydrogenase: MSVTGSPLPLWRSREERDSPPEARLLDEFPGLAERLAQGPDRRSVLKFMGAAMALGGMTACSPPEETILPYIDQPEGLILGNPQFYATTLPCDGFGIGALVESHEGRPTKVEGNPDHPASLGATDAVMQAACLDLFDPTRSRAPQRAGQTSSMAHVDALLSQIAQQMRREGGRGVAILGGVSTSPSLQARLDALRRAFPGLRLYRHAPLGSGYVDLCGQSVLLRPNLSEARVILSLDADLLGEGPGKLAHARAFAETRRRAGAGRDPARMSRLYAVETTPTLTGAAADHRWAVKPSEAGAVLTALGARLAGQGAPEAPVPVALLDGLADDLRRGGEAALVLPGPHLPPALQELALTLNQRLGSLGRTLDLLPQAPFMAEDTGDLADLVADLDSGGIDTLLILQSNPAYTAPGDLDLRAALGNAALSVHLGTHLDETAALCDWHIPAAHVLESWGDARAFDGTASIIQPLIRPLYDGRTPAQVLAALAGEVRTSPRDLVMRHWTDQGLSPADWQQALQRGVIAGTKVAPISPQCRPLPQALGALPQAPAPAGLELRFVPDPFLRDGSLATNVWLQELPRPLTKIVWGNVAAMAPATAHRLGLASGRVVLLRRGGHEISIPVWVQPGHPADTITLTLGHGRPVGEDGTPRGTDVYRLRGSDAPWSAGVELTPLDMQTDIITTQHHHAMEGRDPVRHASLTEWLDAPDAVHAGHPAPPEQSLYPDWQYKDEAWGMVIDQTTCIGCNACVAACQAENNIPTVGPEECARGHEMHWLRVDRYHAGPEDDPRTYFQPVPCMHCEKAPCELVCPVNATVHTHDGLNAQVYNRCIGTRYCSQNCPYKVRRFNFHLYQPFPQGTAAPSAPVMNPDVSVRSRGVMEKCTYCVQRIQAARIEADIDGRPIADGEVVTACQQACPTQAIRFGNLNDPASDVRHLRDDPLNYALLGASEHPAAHHLSGPDREPQPGPAGAACGGGPG; this comes from the coding sequence ATGTCTGTCACCGGTAGCCCCCTTCCCCTGTGGCGCAGCCGCGAAGAGCGGGACAGCCCGCCCGAGGCGCGGCTGCTGGACGAGTTTCCTGGTCTGGCCGAGCGGTTGGCGCAGGGGCCGGACCGGCGCTCGGTCCTGAAGTTCATGGGCGCGGCGATGGCGCTGGGCGGCATGACCGCCTGTTCCCCGCCCGAGGAAACCATCCTGCCCTATATCGACCAGCCCGAGGGGCTGATCCTCGGCAATCCGCAATTCTATGCCACGACCCTGCCCTGCGACGGCTTCGGCATCGGCGCGCTGGTCGAAAGTCATGAGGGGCGACCGACCAAGGTCGAGGGCAATCCCGACCACCCCGCCTCGCTGGGGGCCACGGATGCCGTGATGCAGGCGGCCTGTCTGGACCTGTTCGACCCGACCCGCTCGCGCGCGCCGCAGCGGGCGGGGCAGACCAGCAGCATGGCCCATGTCGATGCCCTGCTGTCGCAGATCGCGCAGCAGATGCGGCGCGAGGGCGGGCGCGGGGTGGCGATCCTTGGCGGGGTTTCGACCTCGCCCAGCCTGCAGGCGCGGCTGGACGCGCTGCGCAGGGCCTTTCCGGGGCTGCGGCTTTACCGGCACGCGCCGCTGGGCAGCGGGTACGTGGATCTGTGCGGCCAGTCCGTACTGCTGCGGCCGAACCTGTCCGAGGCGCGGGTGATCCTGAGCCTTGATGCCGATCTGCTGGGCGAGGGGCCGGGCAAGCTGGCCCATGCCCGCGCCTTTGCCGAGACGCGCCGGCGGGCGGGGGCGGGGCGCGATCCGGCGCGGATGTCGCGGCTTTACGCGGTCGAGACGACGCCGACCCTGACCGGCGCCGCCGCCGACCACCGCTGGGCCGTCAAGCCCAGCGAGGCCGGCGCGGTGCTGACCGCGCTCGGCGCCCGCCTCGCCGGTCAGGGCGCGCCCGAGGCGCCCGTGCCCGTCGCCCTGCTGGACGGCCTCGCCGACGACCTGCGCCGGGGGGGCGAGGCCGCGCTGGTCCTGCCCGGCCCGCATCTGCCGCCCGCGTTGCAAGAGCTGGCGCTGACCCTGAACCAGCGCCTCGGCAGCCTGGGCCGCACGCTGGACCTGCTGCCGCAGGCGCCCTTCATGGCCGAGGATACCGGCGATCTGGCGGATCTGGTCGCGGATCTGGACAGCGGCGGCATTGACACCCTGCTGATCCTGCAATCGAACCCGGCCTATACCGCGCCGGGCGATCTGGACCTGCGGGCGGCGCTGGGGAACGCCGCGCTCAGCGTCCATCTGGGCACGCATCTGGATGAGACGGCGGCGCTGTGCGACTGGCACATCCCGGCGGCGCATGTGCTGGAAAGCTGGGGCGATGCGCGGGCCTTTGACGGCACCGCCTCGATCATCCAGCCCCTGATCCGGCCGCTGTATGATGGCCGGACGCCAGCGCAGGTGCTGGCCGCGCTGGCGGGCGAGGTGCGGACCAGCCCGCGCGATCTGGTCATGCGCCACTGGACCGATCAGGGGCTGTCGCCCGCCGATTGGCAGCAGGCGCTGCAGCGCGGCGTGATCGCGGGGACCAAGGTCGCGCCCATTTCCCCGCAATGCCGCCCCCTGCCGCAGGCGCTTGGCGCCCTTCCGCAAGCGCCCGCGCCCGCCGGGCTGGAGCTGCGCTTTGTCCCCGACCCCTTCCTGCGCGATGGCAGCCTTGCCACCAATGTCTGGCTGCAGGAACTGCCCCGGCCGCTGACCAAGATCGTCTGGGGCAACGTCGCCGCCATGGCGCCCGCGACGGCGCACCGGCTGGGGCTGGCCTCGGGGCGCGTGGTGTTGCTGCGGCGGGGAGGGCACGAGATCTCGATCCCGGTCTGGGTCCAGCCGGGCCATCCGGCGGACACGATCACCCTGACCCTCGGCCATGGCCGCCCGGTGGGCGAAGACGGCACCCCGCGCGGCACCGACGTCTATCGCCTGCGGGGCAGCGACGCGCCGTGGTCGGCGGGGGTCGAACTGACCCCGCTGGACATGCAGACCGACATCATCACCACCCAGCACCATCACGCGATGGAGGGCCGCGATCCGGTCCGCCATGCCAGCCTGACCGAATGGCTGGACGCCCCCGACGCGGTCCATGCCGGCCACCCCGCGCCGCCCGAACAGTCGCTGTATCCAGACTGGCAGTACAAGGACGAGGCCTGGGGCATGGTCATCGACCAAACCACCTGCATCGGCTGCAATGCCTGCGTCGCGGCCTGTCAGGCGGAAAACAACATCCCCACCGTCGGGCCCGAGGAATGCGCCCGCGGACACGAGATGCACTGGCTGCGCGTCGACCGCTATCACGCCGGCCCCGAGGACGATCCGCGCACCTATTTCCAGCCCGTTCCCTGCATGCATTGCGAGAAAGCGCCCTGCGAACTGGTCTGCCCGGTCAACGCCACCGTCCACACCCATGACGGGCTGAACGCGCAGGTCTATAACCGCTGCATCGGCACGCGCTATTGTTCCCAGAACTGCCCCTACAAGGTGCGGCGGTTCAATTTCCATCTGTATCAGCCGTTTCCTCAGGGCACCGCCGCGCCCTCGGCACCGGTGATGAATCCCGATGTCAGCGTCCGCTCGCGCGGGGTGATGGAGAAATGCACCTATTGCGTGCAGCGCATCCAGGCCGCGCGGATCGAGGCCGACATCGACGGCCGCCCCATCGCCGATGGCGAGGTGGTGACCGCCTGCCAGCAGGCCTGCCCGACGCAGGCGATCCGCTTCGGGAACCTGAACGATCCGGCATCCGACGTGCGGCACCTGCGCGACGATCCGCTGAATTACGCGCTGCTGGGGGCATCTGAACACCCGGCCGCGCACCACCTATCTGGCCCGGATCGAGAACCCCAACCCGGCCCTGCCGGAGCAGCCTGCGGCGGAGGACCCGGATGA
- a CDS encoding cytochrome c3 family protein — protein sequence MAQIFGPKANGITQIVLATAAVLAAVAVILLVVLPRSSWATLVGRAPQQPVPFSHQHHVAGLGLDCRYCHTGVEKSAFAGLPPTETCMTCHSQIWTDAELLAPIRDSFTDRQPVAWQRVNNLPDYVFFNHAIHVNNGVGCMSCHGRIDQMPLTARGAPLTMQWCLDCHRDPGPNLRPPEAITLMDWQPDTDRRELAEYLLDAYDIPHADRLTDCYVCHR from the coding sequence ATGGCACAGATCTTCGGCCCGAAAGCCAATGGGATCACGCAGATCGTCCTTGCCACGGCGGCGGTGCTGGCGGCGGTGGCGGTGATCCTGCTGGTCGTGCTGCCGCGGTCGTCCTGGGCCACGCTGGTCGGTCGCGCGCCCCAGCAGCCGGTGCCGTTCAGCCATCAGCATCACGTCGCCGGGCTGGGGCTGGACTGCCGCTATTGCCACACCGGGGTCGAGAAGTCCGCCTTTGCCGGGCTGCCCCCGACCGAGACCTGCATGACCTGCCATTCGCAGATCTGGACCGATGCAGAACTGCTCGCCCCGATCCGCGACAGCTTTACCGATCGCCAGCCGGTCGCCTGGCAGCGGGTGAACAACCTGCCGGACTACGTGTTCTTCAACCACGCGATCCACGTCAATAACGGCGTCGGCTGCATGTCCTGCCACGGGCGGATCGACCAGATGCCGCTGACCGCGCGGGGCGCGCCGCTGACGATGCAATGGTGCCTCGACTGCCACCGCGACCCCGGCCCGAACCTGCGCCCGCCCGAGGCGATCACCCTGATGGACTGGCAGCCCGACACGGATCGGCGCGAGCTGGCCGAATATCTGCTGGACGCCTACGACATCCCCCACGCCGACCGCCTGACCGATTGCTATGTCTGTCACCGGTAG